A genomic window from Bradyrhizobium lupini includes:
- a CDS encoding HWE histidine kinase domain-containing protein — MDHEKVNILLVDDQPAKLLAYEVILKDLGQNLVIASSGREALEVLLKTEIAVILVDVCMPELDGFELAAMIREHPRFQKTAMIFISAIQVSDIDRLRGYEMGAVDYVPVPVVPEVLRAKVKVFAELYRKTRELERLNQDLEDRVRARTAELENSTAKLRESEERRSMAIAAGKMGSWDWDWITGDWMWDEGQYRIFGVGPESFEVNPANVQALLHPDDVDQLRKAIAEFNKGTRSYETEFRIVRPDGDVRWCVGTAAATVDDSGRVMRVSGVTVDITERKRAEERQTLLAREVDHRAKNALALAQSIVRLTRADEVKAYVSAVEGRINALARVHTILSLSSWQGAELSKLIDEELAPYSLGGQIKLAGSEVQLLPATAQTLALALHELFTNSAKYGALSTRTGRLAIGWQVEDELLTLTWEESGGPLVMTPKSRGFGTRSLLASVESQLGGQARSDWRAEGLLCRLEVPLVRKTAATTAPGNFEAASSAELQRASG, encoded by the coding sequence ATGGACCACGAAAAGGTCAACATCCTCCTCGTCGACGACCAGCCGGCCAAGCTGCTCGCCTATGAGGTGATCCTGAAGGATCTCGGCCAGAACCTCGTGATCGCCTCGTCCGGTCGCGAGGCTCTGGAGGTGCTGCTCAAGACCGAGATCGCGGTGATCCTGGTCGACGTCTGCATGCCCGAGCTCGACGGCTTCGAGCTCGCCGCGATGATCCGCGAGCATCCGCGCTTCCAGAAGACCGCGATGATCTTCATCTCGGCCATTCAAGTCAGCGACATCGACCGCCTGCGCGGCTACGAGATGGGCGCCGTCGACTACGTCCCGGTGCCGGTCGTGCCGGAGGTGCTGCGCGCCAAGGTCAAGGTGTTTGCAGAGCTCTATCGCAAGACGCGCGAGCTCGAACGGCTGAACCAGGATCTCGAGGACCGCGTGCGTGCACGCACCGCCGAGCTGGAGAATTCGACCGCAAAGCTGCGCGAGAGCGAAGAGCGGCGCAGCATGGCGATCGCCGCCGGCAAGATGGGCTCCTGGGACTGGGACTGGATCACCGGCGACTGGATGTGGGACGAGGGACAATACCGCATCTTTGGTGTTGGCCCGGAGAGCTTCGAGGTGAATCCGGCCAACGTTCAGGCGCTGTTGCATCCGGATGACGTCGATCAGTTGCGCAAGGCGATCGCCGAATTCAACAAGGGCACGCGCTCCTATGAAACGGAGTTCCGCATCGTGCGGCCCGACGGCGATGTGCGCTGGTGTGTCGGCACGGCCGCCGCCACGGTTGACGATAGCGGTCGGGTCATGCGCGTCAGCGGCGTGACGGTGGACATCACCGAACGCAAGCGCGCCGAGGAACGGCAGACTCTCCTGGCGCGGGAAGTCGATCATCGCGCCAAGAATGCGCTGGCGCTGGCGCAATCGATCGTGCGCCTCACCCGCGCCGACGAGGTCAAAGCCTATGTCAGCGCCGTCGAGGGACGCATCAATGCACTGGCGCGCGTGCACACGATCCTGTCGCTATCGAGCTGGCAGGGCGCCGAACTCTCGAAGCTGATCGACGAGGAGCTTGCGCCCTATTCCCTCGGCGGCCAGATCAAATTGGCGGGGTCGGAAGTTCAGTTGCTGCCGGCAACCGCCCAGACGCTGGCGCTGGCGCTGCATGAGCTTTTCACCAACTCGGCGAAATATGGCGCGCTCTCGACGCGGACGGGACGGCTCGCAATCGGCTGGCAGGTCGAGGACGAGCTGCTCACGCTGACCTGGGAGGAATCCGGCGGCCCGCTCGTCATGACGCCAAAATCCCGCGGCTTTGGTACGCGTAGCCTGCTTGCGAGCGTCGAGTCCCAGCTCGGCGGGCAGGCGCGATCTGATTGGCGCGCCGAGGGTCTGCTGTGTCGGCTCGAGGTGCCGTTGGTCCGCAAGACTGCCGCGACGACCGCGCCCGGCAACTTCGAAGCCGCCAGCTCCGCCGAATTGCAGCGCGCTTCCGGCTAA
- a CDS encoding DUF3072 domain-containing protein yields MQVQGKYDAKSFLTEQMTRAQGLRLKRLSEEAYQPAQYARDLSSSEAARRIQVLEAEIELADSF; encoded by the coding sequence ATGCAGGTTCAAGGTAAATACGATGCCAAGTCTTTCCTCACCGAGCAGATGACGCGGGCGCAGGGCCTCCGGCTGAAACGGCTGAGCGAAGAGGCGTATCAGCCCGCGCAATACGCGCGGGATCTGTCCTCCAGCGAGGCAGCACGGCGCATTCAGGTGCTGGAAGCGGAGATCGAGCTGGCGGATTCGTTCTAG
- a CDS encoding DUF6496 domain-containing protein, giving the protein MARKAKKRRYSRSSGSDVEGEMKRYKKGTAKSGPGGRGGRVKSRKQAIAIGLSKARKKGKKVPKKAAKRKTSKKTSKKTSRKTSKKTSRKSSKKTSKRKSSKRSR; this is encoded by the coding sequence ATGGCACGCAAGGCAAAGAAGCGCCGCTACTCGCGCAGCTCCGGCAGCGATGTCGAAGGCGAGATGAAGCGCTACAAGAAGGGGACCGCGAAAAGCGGACCGGGCGGTCGAGGCGGACGCGTGAAGAGCCGCAAGCAGGCAATCGCGATCGGCCTGTCGAAAGCGCGCAAGAAGGGCAAGAAGGTCCCGAAGAAGGCCGCGAAACGAAAGACGTCCAAGAAGACGTCAAAGAAGACATCTCGGAAAACATCCAAGAAGACTTCGAGAAAGAGTTCGAAGAAGACGTCGAAGCGCAAATCCTCCAAACGGTCGCGCTGA
- a CDS encoding Do family serine endopeptidase → MSDHVNSDTTTSRKVLRPRRLALLGTVAALGVAVLATAPGSSPFSATSFIAPAQAAETAATPPGFGDLVSMVKPAVISVRVRIDQNNDKSAMLQQNRMDSDEATPFDQFSRQFGFRGPGGMEGMPRQRRQMITGEGSGFFISADGYAVTNNHVVDHAESVQVTMDDGTIYSAKVVGTDPKTDLALIKVEGKKDFPFVRFSDQKPRIGDWVVAVGNPFGLGGTVTAGIVSASGRDIGNGPYDDFIQIDAPINKGNSGGPAFDMNGNVIGVNTAIFSPSGGSVGIGFDIPASTAKLVVAQLKDKGAVTRGWLGVQVQPVTSDIADSLGLKEARGAIVDNPQDGSPAAKAGIEAGDVITAVNGTAIKDSRDLARTIATLAPGTSVKLDVVHKGDSKTVTLALGELPNERQARADEGKSQPDAGMPPRLGLSLAPAGDVQGAGQKGVVVTEVDPQGPAAQRGIQTGDVILNVGGKAVANIGDVRSELAQAKSSGKRSVLLQVRSAQATRFVAVPLA, encoded by the coding sequence ATGAGCGATCACGTCAATTCCGACACCACAACGTCCCGCAAGGTCCTGAGGCCGCGCCGGCTCGCGCTGCTCGGCACCGTGGCCGCGCTTGGCGTGGCCGTGCTGGCGACTGCTCCCGGCTCTTCGCCGTTCAGCGCGACCTCCTTCATTGCGCCCGCCCAGGCCGCGGAGACCGCCGCGACACCGCCGGGCTTCGGCGACCTCGTCAGCATGGTCAAACCCGCCGTCATTTCGGTGCGGGTCAGGATCGACCAGAACAATGATAAGAGCGCGATGCTGCAACAGAACCGGATGGATTCGGACGAGGCGACGCCGTTCGACCAGTTCTCGCGGCAATTCGGCTTCCGCGGCCCGGGTGGCATGGAGGGCATGCCGCGCCAGCGCCGCCAGATGATCACGGGTGAGGGCTCCGGCTTCTTCATCTCCGCCGACGGCTATGCCGTGACCAACAACCACGTCGTCGATCACGCCGAATCGGTGCAAGTGACGATGGACGACGGCACCATCTACAGCGCGAAAGTGGTCGGCACCGATCCGAAAACGGATCTCGCGCTGATCAAGGTCGAGGGCAAGAAGGATTTTCCGTTCGTCAGATTCTCCGACCAGAAGCCGCGTATCGGCGACTGGGTGGTCGCGGTCGGCAATCCCTTCGGCCTCGGCGGCACCGTGACCGCCGGCATCGTCTCGGCCAGCGGCCGCGACATCGGCAATGGTCCCTATGACGACTTCATCCAGATCGACGCGCCGATCAACAAGGGCAATTCCGGCGGCCCGGCCTTCGACATGAATGGCAACGTGATCGGCGTGAACACTGCGATCTTCTCGCCCTCCGGCGGCTCGGTCGGCATCGGCTTCGACATTCCGGCTTCGACCGCAAAGCTCGTCGTCGCACAGTTGAAGGACAAGGGCGCGGTCACACGCGGCTGGCTCGGCGTCCAGGTGCAGCCGGTGACGTCGGATATCGCCGACAGTCTGGGCCTCAAGGAGGCGCGCGGCGCGATCGTCGACAATCCGCAGGACGGCAGCCCGGCGGCGAAGGCGGGCATCGAGGCGGGCGACGTCATCACCGCCGTCAACGGCACCGCGATCAAGGATTCCCGCGATCTCGCCCGCACCATCGCTACCCTGGCGCCCGGCACGTCCGTGAAGCTCGATGTCGTCCACAAAGGCGACAGCAAGACGGTGACACTGGCGCTTGGCGAGTTGCCGAACGAGCGGCAGGCTAGGGCCGACGAGGGCAAGTCGCAGCCAGATGCCGGCATGCCGCCGCGTCTGGGGCTCAGCCTGGCTCCGGCCGGCGACGTGCAGGGCGCCGGCCAGAAGGGCGTCGTCGTCACTGAAGTCGATCCGCAAGGGCCGGCCGCGCAACGCGGCATCCAGACCGGCGACGTCATCCTCAATGTGGGCGGCAAGGCCGTCGCCAATATCGGCGATGTCCGTTCGGAACTGGCGCAGGCGAAATCGTCCGGCAAGCGCAGCGTGCTGCTGCAGGTCCGAAGCGCACAGGCGACCCGGTTCGTCGCGGTGCCGCTCGCATAA
- a CDS encoding universal stress protein, producing the protein MYKDILVHIPTERPIRPVIDGSISLAAGLNAHLDAVAVGYVATSAAYIVEGGAAVAAVFEMERESAVERAEAALAVFKSKAMNAGISYTCHPLGAMPGDAVGLLGEMARLHDLSIVLQPDPAQGSLDNDVPGEILFQAGGLVLFLPYTFHGAFKAKRIGICWDGSRLAARAMRDASPFLARAEEIVIIAINVTDMVPEEVSTRNLARHLGRRGLSTRTVNLSAARSDIQPTMLSLAADENLDLLIMGGYGHSRLQERFLGGVTRAMLEAMTVPTLMSH; encoded by the coding sequence ATGTACAAAGACATTCTCGTCCACATCCCCACCGAGCGGCCGATCCGCCCGGTGATCGACGGCTCGATCTCGCTCGCAGCGGGCCTCAACGCCCATCTCGATGCAGTTGCGGTTGGCTATGTGGCAACCAGTGCGGCCTATATCGTGGAGGGCGGCGCTGCGGTGGCGGCGGTGTTCGAGATGGAGCGCGAGAGTGCAGTGGAGCGGGCCGAGGCGGCGCTCGCGGTATTCAAGAGCAAAGCGATGAACGCCGGCATTTCCTACACATGCCACCCACTCGGGGCGATGCCGGGGGATGCGGTCGGCTTGCTCGGCGAGATGGCGCGGCTGCACGATCTCAGCATCGTGCTCCAGCCGGATCCGGCGCAAGGCTCACTCGACAACGATGTGCCCGGCGAGATCCTGTTCCAGGCGGGTGGCCTGGTGCTTTTCCTGCCCTACACCTTCCATGGAGCGTTCAAGGCGAAACGGATCGGCATCTGCTGGGATGGCAGCCGCCTCGCCGCGCGCGCTATGCGCGACGCCTCACCATTCCTGGCCCGCGCCGAGGAGATCGTGATCATTGCGATCAACGTAACAGATATGGTTCCCGAGGAAGTCTCGACGCGCAATCTGGCAAGGCATCTCGGCCGGCGCGGACTGTCGACCCGCACGGTCAACCTGTCGGCGGCGCGCTCTGACATTCAGCCGACCATGCTGTCGCTGGCAGCCGATGAGAACCTGGATCTTCTGATCATGGGCGGCTACGGCCATTCGCGTTTGCAAGAACGGTTCCTCGGCGGCGTCACCCGCGCCATGCTGGAAGCCATGACCGTCCCGACGCTGATGTCGCATTAA
- the cbbX gene encoding CbbX protein has protein sequence MLDVPHAMTTEPGETSFDLRKEAEEAGITGTLQQLEQELIGLKPVKSRVRQIASLLLIERIRQRAGLASSPPTLHMSFTGNPGTGKTTVALRMAKILHGLGFVRRGQVISVTRDDLVGQYIGHTAPKTKEILKKAMGGVLFIDEAYYLHRPDNERDYGQEAIEILLQVMENQREDLVVILAGYGERMTSFFASNPGFRSRIAHHIDFPDYAEAELLVIAELMLKERGYRLSAAAREAFEKYIALRRTQPFFSNARSIRNAVDRIRLRQADRLVSDLDRMLDIADLETIDPMDVLASRVFSGGADAQGSAKP, from the coding sequence ATGCTGGATGTTCCCCACGCCATGACCACTGAGCCCGGCGAGACCAGTTTCGATCTCCGCAAGGAGGCCGAAGAGGCTGGAATCACGGGCACGCTGCAGCAGCTCGAGCAGGAGCTGATCGGATTGAAGCCGGTGAAGAGCCGCGTGCGCCAGATCGCGTCGCTCTTGCTGATCGAACGTATCCGGCAGCGTGCGGGATTGGCTTCGTCGCCACCGACGCTGCATATGTCGTTTACCGGCAATCCCGGCACCGGCAAGACGACGGTCGCGCTGCGCATGGCAAAGATCCTGCACGGCCTCGGTTTCGTGCGGCGCGGGCAGGTGATCTCGGTGACGCGCGACGATTTGGTCGGCCAGTATATCGGCCACACCGCGCCGAAGACCAAGGAGATCCTGAAGAAGGCGATGGGCGGCGTGCTGTTCATCGACGAGGCCTATTATCTGCACCGTCCCGACAACGAGCGCGACTACGGCCAGGAGGCGATCGAGATCCTGCTCCAGGTGATGGAAAACCAGCGCGAGGACCTCGTCGTGATCCTTGCCGGCTATGGCGAGCGGATGACGAGCTTCTTTGCCTCTAATCCCGGCTTCCGTTCGCGGATCGCGCATCACATCGACTTTCCGGACTATGCGGAAGCCGAGCTGCTCGTCATCGCCGAGCTGATGCTGAAGGAACGGGGTTATCGCCTCTCGGCGGCGGCGCGCGAGGCGTTCGAGAAATACATCGCGCTACGTCGGACCCAGCCGTTCTTCTCCAATGCGCGCTCGATCCGCAACGCCGTCGACCGCATCCGCCTGCGGCAGGCCGATCGGCTGGTGTCCGATCTCGACCGCATGCTCGATATCGCCGACCTCGAAACGATCGATCCCATGGACGTCCTGGCGAGCCGCGTCTTCAGCGGCGGTGCGGACGCGCAGGGGAGTGCGAAGCCATGA
- a CDS encoding ribulose bisphosphate carboxylase small subunit has product MKLTQGCFSFLPDLTDDQITKQVQYCLTNGWAVNIEFTDDPHPRNTYWEMWGLPMFDLQDAAGVMMELAECRRVYGDRYIRLSGFDSSHGWESVRISFIVNRPPQEAEFELVRQEVSGRAIRYTTVRRQLAHAPT; this is encoded by the coding sequence ATGAAGCTGACCCAAGGCTGCTTCTCATTCCTGCCCGATCTGACCGACGACCAGATCACCAAGCAGGTGCAGTATTGCCTGACCAACGGCTGGGCGGTGAACATCGAGTTCACCGACGATCCGCATCCCCGCAACACCTATTGGGAGATGTGGGGCCTGCCGATGTTCGATCTCCAGGACGCCGCCGGCGTGATGATGGAGCTCGCCGAATGCCGCAGAGTGTATGGCGACCGATACATCCGCCTCAGCGGCTTCGACTCCAGCCATGGCTGGGAATCGGTGCGGATCTCGTTCATCGTCAACCGCCCGCCGCAGGAAGCCGAGTTCGAGCTGGTGCGGCAGGAGGTGAGCGGACGCGCGATCCGCTACACCACCGTGCGCCGGCAGCTCGCGCACGCACCAACCTAA
- a CDS encoding form I ribulose bisphosphate carboxylase large subunit — protein sequence MNAHAGTVRGKERYRSGVMEYKRMGYWEPDYVPKDTDVIALFRVTPQEGVDPIEASAAVAGRSSTATWTVVWTDRLTAAEKYRAKCYRVDPVPGTPGSYFAYIAYDLDLFEPGSIANLSASIIGNVFGFKPLKALRLEDMRFPVAYVKTFQGPATGIVVERERLDKFGRPLLGATVKPKLGLSGRNYGRVVYEALKGGLDFTKDDENINSQPFMHWRDRFLYCMEAVNRAQAASGEAKGTYLNITAGTMEDMYERAEFAKELGSCIVMIDLVIGYTAIQSMAKWARRNDMILHLHRAGHSTYTRQKSHGVSFRVIAKWMRLAGVDHIHAGTVVGKLEGDPNTTRGYYDVCREDFNPAKLEHGLFFDQSWASLNKMMPVASGGIHAGQMHQLLDLLGEDVVLQFGGGTIGHPMGIAAGAIANRVALEAMILARNEGRDYVHEGPEILARAAETCTPLKAALEVWKDVSFNYESTDTPDFVPTALETV from the coding sequence ATGAATGCACATGCAGGAACCGTCCGCGGCAAGGAAAGATATCGATCGGGCGTGATGGAATACAAGCGCATGGGCTATTGGGAGCCCGACTACGTGCCCAAGGACACCGACGTCATCGCGCTGTTCCGCGTCACGCCGCAAGAGGGCGTCGATCCGATCGAGGCGTCAGCCGCAGTCGCCGGCAGATCCTCGACCGCGACCTGGACGGTGGTGTGGACCGATCGGTTGACCGCCGCCGAGAAGTATCGCGCGAAATGCTACCGCGTCGATCCGGTGCCGGGCACGCCGGGCTCGTACTTCGCCTACATCGCCTATGACCTCGACCTGTTCGAGCCGGGCTCGATCGCCAACCTCTCGGCCTCGATCATCGGCAACGTATTTGGCTTCAAGCCACTGAAGGCGCTGCGGCTGGAGGACATGCGTTTCCCGGTCGCGTATGTGAAGACGTTCCAGGGACCGGCCACCGGCATCGTGGTCGAGCGCGAGCGGCTCGACAAGTTCGGCAGGCCGCTGCTCGGCGCGACCGTCAAGCCTAAGCTCGGCCTCTCGGGCCGCAATTACGGTCGCGTGGTCTACGAGGCGCTGAAGGGCGGGCTCGACTTCACCAAGGATGACGAGAACATCAACTCGCAGCCGTTCATGCACTGGCGCGACCGCTTCCTTTATTGCATGGAGGCGGTGAACCGGGCGCAGGCGGCCTCCGGTGAGGCCAAGGGGACCTACCTGAATATCACCGCGGGAACCATGGAGGATATGTACGAGCGCGCCGAGTTCGCGAAGGAGCTCGGGTCCTGCATCGTCATGATCGATCTCGTGATCGGCTACACCGCAATCCAGTCGATGGCGAAATGGGCGCGCCGCAACGACATGATCCTGCATCTGCATCGCGCCGGTCACTCGACCTACACGCGGCAGAAAAGCCATGGGGTGTCGTTCCGCGTCATCGCCAAGTGGATGCGGCTCGCCGGCGTCGATCACATCCATGCCGGCACCGTGGTCGGCAAGCTCGAAGGCGATCCCAACACCACGCGCGGCTATTACGATGTCTGTCGCGAAGACTTCAACCCGGCCAAGCTCGAACACGGCCTGTTCTTCGACCAGTCATGGGCGAGCCTGAACAAGATGATGCCGGTCGCCTCCGGCGGCATCCATGCCGGCCAGATGCACCAGCTGCTCGACCTGCTCGGCGAGGACGTCGTGCTCCAGTTCGGCGGCGGCACCATCGGCCATCCCATGGGCATCGCGGCCGGCGCGATCGCCAACCGTGTGGCGCTGGAAGCGATGATCCTCGCTCGCAACGAGGGCCGCGACTACGTCCACGAAGGACCGGAGATCCTGGCCAGGGCGGCCGAGACCTGTACGCCGCTGAAAGCTGCACTTGAGGTTTGGAAGGACGTCTCCTTCAATTATGAATCCACCGACACGCCGGACTTCGTGCCGACCGCGCTCGAAACCGTTTGA
- the fba gene encoding class II fructose-bisphosphate aldolase (catalyzes the reversible aldol condensation of dihydroxyacetonephosphate and glyceraldehyde 3-phosphate in the Calvin cycle, glycolysis, and/or gluconeogenesis): MARITLRQLLDHAASHGYAVPAFNINNMEQGIAIMQAAAEVDAPVIIQASRGARSYAGDLMLSHMIDALERTYPDIPLCLHQDHGNDEATCASAIAHGFTSVMMDGSLKADAKTAADYDYNVAITRRVVDLAHWVGASVEGELGVLGSLEHGGGEQEDGHGVEGTVSHDQLLTDPDQAVDFVRATKVDALAIAMGTSHGAYKFSRKPDGDILAMRVVEEIHRRLPNTHLVMHGSSSVPQPLQDMFNQFGGEMPQTWGVPVEEIVRGITSGVRKVNIDTDCRLAMTAVFRKVAAQTRSEFDPRKFLKPAMDAMRELCRERFEQFGTAGHASGIKVVPLSEMARRYRAGDLDPRVDAREPVAA; encoded by the coding sequence GTGGCCCGTATCACTCTTCGTCAGCTGCTCGACCACGCCGCCAGTCACGGCTACGCGGTGCCGGCGTTCAACATCAACAACATGGAGCAGGGCATCGCGATCATGCAGGCGGCGGCCGAGGTCGACGCGCCCGTCATCATCCAGGCTTCGCGCGGCGCGCGCAGCTATGCCGGCGACCTCATGCTCTCGCACATGATCGATGCGCTGGAGCGGACCTATCCAGACATCCCGCTCTGCCTGCACCAGGACCATGGCAATGACGAGGCGACCTGCGCGTCCGCGATCGCCCATGGCTTCACCTCGGTGATGATGGACGGCTCGCTCAAGGCCGACGCCAAGACCGCGGCCGACTACGACTACAACGTTGCGATCACCCGCCGCGTCGTCGATCTCGCGCATTGGGTCGGTGCCTCCGTCGAAGGCGAGCTCGGCGTGCTCGGCTCGCTCGAGCATGGGGGCGGCGAGCAGGAGGACGGTCACGGCGTCGAAGGCACGGTCAGCCATGATCAGTTGCTCACGGATCCCGACCAGGCGGTCGACTTCGTCCGCGCTACCAAAGTCGATGCGCTCGCGATCGCGATGGGCACCTCGCACGGCGCCTACAAGTTCAGCCGCAAGCCGGACGGCGACATTCTGGCGATGCGGGTGGTCGAGGAGATTCATCGCCGGCTGCCGAACACGCATCTCGTGATGCACGGCTCTTCCTCGGTGCCTCAGCCGCTCCAGGACATGTTCAACCAGTTTGGCGGCGAGATGCCGCAGACCTGGGGCGTGCCGGTCGAGGAGATCGTCCGCGGCATCACGAGCGGCGTGCGCAAGGTCAATATCGACACCGACTGCCGGCTGGCAATGACCGCGGTGTTCCGGAAAGTGGCCGCGCAAACGCGCTCCGAGTTCGATCCGCGCAAATTTCTCAAGCCCGCCATGGATGCGATGCGCGAGCTCTGCCGCGAGCGCTTCGAGCAGTTCGGCACCGCAGGCCACGCCAGCGGTATCAAGGTCGTTCCCTTGAGCGAGATGGCGCGGCGCTACCGCGCCGGCGATCTCGATCCGCGCGTCGACGCCCGCGAGCCCGTCGCGGCCTAA
- the tkt gene encoding transketolase translates to MNISVHADADLTAVSHSDLANAVRFLAVDAIETSQSGHPGLPMGMADVATVLFSRFLKFDSAHPHWPDRDRFVLSAGHGSMLLYALLHLTGGDVSLDDIKAFRQWGSKTPGHPEYGHTPGVETTTGPLGQGIATAVGMALAERMANAQHGDGLVDHFTYVIAGDGCLMEGISQEAISLAGHLGLGRLIVLFDDNGISIDGPTSLATSDDQLARFAASGWSVRGVDGHDPEAVAQAIAEERESTRPSLIACRTIIGFGAPDRQGTEKAHGAPLGTEQTAAARRTLGWDYQPFVVPVTILKAWRMIGQRGQVERLAWLDRYECATPEQRDLFIEGKAVALPNAYAQASAKLRERFATERPKLATRQASQQVLDGIAETIPGFVGGSADLTHSNLTHAKAQTPVKRDAFAGDYIHYGIREHGMAAAMNGLALYGGFIPYGGTFLAFSDYSRPAIRLAALMRIRVIHVMTHDSIGLGEDGPTHQPVEHLAALRVIPNLLVFRPADAVETLEAWDCALQAENRPSVLCLSRQALPTFRSDVRGRNRVARGAYLIVSPDGGRDVTLIATGSEVSIALEAARLLATEHVRAAVVSAPCFALFEEQPEDYRAAVLGTAPRVGIEAAVVGDWHRWIGTEGEFVGMRGFGASAPAPVLYREFGITPQGVAEAARRAMARAGKQ, encoded by the coding sequence ATGAACATCTCCGTCCACGCCGACGCTGACCTCACGGCGGTATCGCATAGCGATCTCGCCAACGCCGTCCGCTTCCTCGCGGTCGACGCCATCGAGACTTCGCAGTCCGGCCACCCCGGACTGCCCATGGGCATGGCCGATGTCGCCACCGTGCTGTTCTCGCGCTTCCTGAAATTCGACTCGGCTCACCCCCATTGGCCGGATCGCGATCGCTTCGTGCTGTCGGCGGGCCATGGCTCGATGCTGCTCTATGCATTGCTCCATCTCACCGGCGGCGACGTCAGCCTCGATGACATCAAGGCGTTCCGGCAATGGGGCTCGAAGACGCCGGGCCATCCGGAATATGGCCATACGCCGGGCGTCGAGACGACGACCGGTCCGCTGGGGCAGGGGATTGCGACCGCGGTCGGCATGGCACTCGCCGAGCGCATGGCCAATGCGCAACATGGCGACGGCCTCGTCGATCATTTCACGTACGTCATCGCCGGCGACGGCTGTCTGATGGAAGGCATCAGCCAGGAAGCGATCTCGCTCGCCGGGCATCTCGGGCTGGGCCGCCTGATCGTGCTGTTCGACGACAACGGCATATCCATTGACGGCCCGACCTCGCTTGCGACCTCCGATGACCAGCTCGCGCGCTTCGCTGCCTCCGGCTGGTCGGTGCGCGGTGTTGACGGGCACGATCCCGAAGCAGTTGCGCAGGCGATTGCCGAGGAGCGTGAGAGCACAAGACCGTCGCTGATCGCCTGCCGCACCATCATCGGCTTCGGCGCGCCGGATCGTCAGGGCACCGAGAAGGCGCATGGCGCGCCGCTCGGCACGGAGCAGACGGCCGCGGCGCGGCGAACGCTCGGCTGGGACTATCAGCCCTTCGTGGTGCCTGTCACGATCCTGAAAGCATGGCGGATGATCGGGCAGCGCGGGCAGGTCGAGCGTCTCGCCTGGCTCGATCGCTATGAATGCGCGACGCCCGAGCAGCGCGACCTGTTTATCGAGGGCAAGGCGGTTGCCCTGCCGAACGCCTATGCCCAGGCCTCGGCGAAATTGCGCGAGCGCTTTGCCACCGAGCGTCCGAAGCTCGCGACGCGGCAGGCGTCGCAACAGGTGCTCGACGGCATCGCCGAGACGATTCCCGGATTTGTCGGCGGCTCGGCGGATCTCACGCATTCGAACCTGACGCATGCCAAGGCGCAGACCCCGGTCAAGCGCGACGCGTTCGCCGGCGATTACATCCATTACGGCATCCGCGAGCATGGCATGGCGGCCGCGATGAACGGCCTCGCGCTGTACGGGGGCTTCATTCCCTATGGCGGCACCTTCCTCGCGTTCTCCGATTACAGCCGGCCGGCGATCCGCCTTGCGGCCTTGATGCGGATCCGCGTCATTCATGTGATGACCCATGACTCCATTGGCCTCGGTGAGGACGGCCCCACGCACCAACCGGTCGAGCATCTCGCAGCGCTCCGCGTCATTCCGAACCTGCTTGTTTTCCGGCCGGCCGACGCGGTTGAGACGCTGGAAGCATGGGACTGCGCGCTCCAAGCTGAAAATCGTCCCTCCGTGCTGTGCCTGTCCCGTCAGGCGCTGCCGACCTTCCGCAGCGATGTCCGCGGGAGGAACCGCGTCGCACGCGGCGCCTATCTGATCGTTTCGCCGGACGGTGGCCGCGACGTGACGCTCATCGCAACGGGTTCGGAAGTGTCTATTGCGCTGGAGGCGGCCCGCCTGCTCGCTACCGAGCACGTCCGTGCGGCCGTGGTCTCCGCGCCCTGCTTCGCGTTGTTCGAGGAGCAGCCGGAGGATTACCGCGCCGCTGTGCTCGGCACCGCGCCGCGGGTTGGCATCGAGGCGGCAGTCGTCGGCGATTGGCACCGCTGGATCGGAACCGAGGGCGAATTCGTCGGCATGCGCGGCTTCGGCGCTTCGGCGCCGGCCCCGGTGCTCTACCGCGAATTCGGCATCACGCCGCAAGGCGTTGCGGAAGCCGCCCGGCGGGCGATGGCCCGCGCCGGCAAGCAATAA